From Caloranaerobacter ferrireducens, the proteins below share one genomic window:
- a CDS encoding YwmB family TATA-box binding protein: MNRLKTALSIGFIIILSVLNYVSADNFNTSIKENTLIKAFNETDAELLEIDMNFTAKINDTYLDLDNLKKLSEKIINKLNIDGLKVDKNLFQEMYNNDNIANYYCEDISQSNDLIQLTIWGKDKYKRTITAIISSYKDPYDGNSETDLVIDVVQEYTKGLKKTIDEISNVYSSFNARPEITTCIIGTFNGKLKEDEKIKKVSKALYSINGRKVEGFFNDSLISISAYSPAIDEFIYTGSNKMNINIALRYNEYEDKTYIWIGTPIITIGY; this comes from the coding sequence ATGAATAGATTAAAAACGGCCTTATCAATAGGATTTATAATTATTCTATCTGTATTAAATTATGTATCGGCTGATAATTTTAATACTTCAATTAAAGAAAACACTTTAATAAAAGCATTTAATGAAACAGATGCTGAATTATTAGAGATAGATATGAATTTTACTGCAAAAATTAATGATACATATTTAGATTTAGATAATCTTAAAAAATTAAGCGAAAAAATCATAAACAAACTAAATATAGATGGTCTAAAAGTGGACAAGAACCTTTTTCAGGAAATGTACAACAATGATAACATAGCCAACTACTACTGTGAAGATATATCACAATCAAATGATCTCATACAATTAACGATATGGGGGAAGGATAAATATAAAAGGACTATTACAGCAATAATTTCTTCTTATAAAGATCCGTATGATGGCAACAGTGAGACAGATTTAGTTATTGATGTAGTGCAAGAATATACAAAAGGTTTAAAAAAGACTATAGACGAAATTAGTAATGTTTACAGTAGCTTCAATGCAAGACCAGAAATTACCACTTGCATTATTGGGACATTTAATGGAAAATTAAAGGAAGATGAGAAAATAAAAAAAGTATCTAAAGCACTATATAGCATAAATGGCAGAAAAGTTGAAGGATTTTTTAATGATTCTCTTATCAGTATTTCTGCTTACTCACCTGCAATAGATGAATTTATCTATACAGGAAGCAATAAAATGAATATCAACATAGCGTTAAGATATAATGAATACGAAGATAAAACCTATATTTGGATAGGAACACCAATAATTACAATTGGGTACTAG